In Streptomyces sp. TLI_146, the genomic stretch GGTCCCCGGGCCGCGCGGGCCCGAGCGCCGCAGCCGGACCACCGCGCCGGTGACCCGGACCGGCAGCGGGGGCTCGTCGTCGAGGTAGCGCGCCCCCGCCTCCCGGAGCGCGGGCAGGTCGCCGGGCGAGAACTCCACCGGTTCGGGGCGCGGCGCGCACCCGGCCGGGACGCCCGCCGCCGGAGCCCACTCCAGGGCGACCCGGACGCCTTCCGAGCCCGACACCAGGGCGACGACCGCCTCGGTGAGCTCGCGGCTGGCGCCCGCTCCGACGGCCGCGTCGAAGGCCTCCATGCCGCCGGTGGTGCGGCGGTAGTCGATGGCCTCGCGGACCGCGTACAGCGCCTCGTAGAGCCGGACGACCACCGGGCGGCCCGGCTGCACGGGGACGAACGCGGTGAGCCGCCCGCCCGGCGCCGGGCCGACCAGGACGTGCTCCAGCGCGGCCAGTGCCTGTCGGCGGTGGCGGGCGCCGTAGTACCCGGCCCGGCCGCGCACCGCGAGCGCGCCCGCCAGGAGCATGCGGTGGGCGGCGGCGCGCAGCCGCTCCTGCTCGGTCCAGGGGGCGGTGCCGGAGGGGCCCGGCGGGGTGGCGCGCCACCAGCGGACCTCGTCGCTGGGCACGGCGAGCGAGACCAGCACCTCGCGCGCACAGGGCGCGGCCGAGCGGGCGAGGGCGGTGAGCGCCTCGCCGATCAGGTCCTCGCTGTCGGGGTACGCGCGGCTCTCCGGCACCAGCAGGCTGGTGCCGGCGGCGGCTCCCCCGGGCGGGGTCCAGCGTGTGTACCGCCCGGCCGCGCCGCCGCGCCGCTGCCAGCCGTGCCGGTGCAGCAGCACGCCGAGCACGGCCGGGTCCACCTGTGCCGGATCCGGCTCCACCGTCTCCGGTCCGCCGGACTCCCCGCTCGACAGACGCATCAGGGCCTCCCTCCCACCCCGACCCGGGTCATGATCTCGCAGAGCGCGCGATCGTCGAAGATCCGCGTGGTCGGTATCCGCACTGTGGTCCTGCGCCGCCCGGTCACCGGGTGGCCGGCCAGGTTGGTCCAGTAGCAGCAGTGCCGCAGCGCGAGCCGGTCGTGGCCCGCGCGCAGCCACTCGTCCCGGCTTCTGGGCGCGAGCATCACGACCAGGATCTTGTGCACCGACACGGGTGTGCGGGCCAGCTTCACCAGGTGCTCGTTGTCGAGGGTGAAGGAGAAGGCCCCGCCCGGCGGGTGCGGCGGGATCTGGTACGTGCACTTGAGCTGCACCTTGATCGTGACTTCGTCGTCGACGGTGTGGCCGGGGGCGCTGTGGCTCACGTGCCAGTCGATTCCGTTGTCCGGAAAGGGCTGTGAGAGCGAACACCCGGCGGCGGCCGCCACGGCGTGGAGGTAGCCCACCTGGAGGGTCTCCATGCAGGCGGTGGTGGCGAGTGAGCCGCGCAGTGGTGCGATCCGCTCGGATATCAGCCCGTCCGGCTCCGGCTGCGCGATCGCCATGGCCGTCGTACGCCTTCCGTCAACTTGCGGGGCCGTCACCTGTGTTGTTGCCGGAGGGCGTACGCCGCAAACGGCCCGGGTATCACGGAATCGGGCAGGGGACGCACGCCATCTGCCAAGGGCGCAAAGGGAGTTGAACCATGACGTGCTGGTACGAAGGCCCCCTGGCCGCTTTCGACACCGAGACGACGGGCGTGGACGTGGAGCGGGACCGCATAGTGTCGGCCGCCCTGGTGGTCCAGGACGGGCCGGGTTCGCGGCCCCGGGCGACGCGCTGGCTGGTGAACCCGGGCATATCCGTTCCGGAGAGCGCGACCGCCGTGCACGGGCTCACCGACGAGCACCTCCAGCTGAACGGGCGGTGGCCGGCGCCGGTGATGGAGGAGGTGGCCAGGGCGCTGGCCGAGGAGTGCGCGGCGGGGCGGCCGCTGGTGGTGATGAACGCGCCGTTCGATCTGACGCTGCTGGACCGGGAGTTGAAGCGCCACCGCGCCTCGTCGCTGGCGCGCTATCTGGACGGGGCGCCGCTGCGGGTCCTCGATCCGCGGGTCCTGGACAAGCACCTGGACCGCTACCGCAAGGGCCGCCGCACCCTGACCGATCTGTGCGCGCACTACGGGGTGGAGCTGGACAGCGCGCACGACGCGGCGGCGGACGCGCTGGCCGCCCTTGAGGTCGTACGGGCGGTGGGGCGCCGGTTCGCGGCGCGGCTCGAACGGCTCACCCCGGCGGAGATCCACTCCTTGCAGACCGGCTGGCACGCGGCCCAGGCGCGGGGCCTGCAGGCGTGGTTCACGCGCAACGGGACGCCGGAGACGGTGGACCCGGCGTGGCCGCTGCGGCCCGAGCTGCCCGCGGCGGCGTGAGGTCCCGTACATGCGGAAAGGCCGGTCCGTCGATGACGAACCGGCCTTCTCCCGGTGGGCGATACTGGGTTCGAACCAGTGACCTCTTCGGTGTGAACGAAGCGCTCTCCCACTGAGCTAATCGCCCGGGAACGGACTGAACCATACAGGCCCGGGCGGCCTGGGTTCAAACTCCGTTCAGGACGGCCGTCAGTCCCCGCCGTCCGGCGCGCATCATCAGGGCGTGGTTGGCGAGGAAGACGGGCCGTCCGGGGAGGGCGAGCCGCCGCATCAGCGGCTTGCGCACCTCGACCTCCTGCTCGTACACCGCGCGCGTGCCGTCGGCGTACGCGCTCAGCGTCCAGCGGGCCCAGCCGTCCAGGTCGCCGCTCATGGCGACTTCCAGGACGCCGGCCGCCTCGTCGCGGCGCCGCTCGCGGGCGGTGACGACCAGGTCGTACGGCAGGACGGAGCGGAACCTTGCGATGCCGGTGCGCTCGTCCACGGCGGTCACCTCGCGGATCTGGGGCCACCAGCGCGGATAGCCCTCGGCGCGCTCCAGGACCGCGTAGACGGCGGCGGGCGGGGCGGGCAGGTGCCAGACGCTGCGGAACCGGTAGTGGCTCCAGCCCGCGGTTCTCGGCTTCATGGTTCAAGTCTGCGCCGGGGAACGGGAAGTACACCGGGAGATGGCCGGACTCCGGGAACGCCGAAGGCCCGGAGATCGGTTTCGATCTCCGGGCCTTCGGTCCGGGTGGGCGATACTGGGTTCGAACCAGTGACCTCTTCGGTGTGAACGAAGCGCTCTCCCACTGAGCTAATCGCCCGGGCGCACCGCAAACATTACCGCATGTCAGCGGGGCGTTTGACCATGGTGGCCGGTCCCGCTCGTCACTCGTTGATCTTCCACGGCATGACGAGGCCGAACTTCCAGAGGTAGACCGCGGCGAGCGCCGCCACGATCACCAGGCCGATGGTCGTCAGGATGATGTTGCGCCGCCGCACCGCCGGGTCGAGGGCCCGCTGCGCGGCCTCGGTCACCTTGCGCTTGGTCCAGCGCAGCACCAGCTGGGCCCAGACGAACTCGGTCGCCCAGATCGCCATGCCCCCGAAGATCACCAGCCAGCCCGGGCCCGGCAGCGGAAGCATGATGACGCCCGCGACCACGACCGCGAGGCCCACTATGAAGACGCCGACCTGCCAGCTCAGATGCAGCGGCCTGGACGCCTTGATGAAGGCGGGCGCGCGCGATCCGAGGACCGCCTCCGGCGCACCGGCCTGCTCGTCACTCCCCGTATTCATGCTGTCCAACCTACCCGACCGGGGCCCTCACCAGAATGGCCGCATAACCCAAAGTAATACTCCGCCGTACGAGCTACCTGAACGACCGCAAAACGGCCAGAGGGGTTTACAACGGCACCGTAGGTGGCATGTCGATTTCGCCGACGTGCGAATCCCCGAGCGCACACTGAGCGAAAGGCCCTGGCGCTTATGAACACCACGGTCAGCTGCGAGCTGCACCTGCGCCTCGTTGTGTCGAGCGAGTCCTCACTGCCTGTACCCGCGGGCCTGCGGTATGACACGGCCGATCCCTACGCCGTGCACGCCACCTTCCACACCGGAGCCGAGGAGACCGTCGAGTGGGTGTTCGCCCGCGACCTTCTCGCCGAGGGCCTGCACCGGCCCACCGGTACCGGAGACGTCAGAGTCTGGCCGTCGCGCAGTCACGGCCAGGGCGTCGTCTGCATCGCCCTCAGCTCCCCGGAAGGAGAGGCCCTGCTCGAAGCCCCTGCGCGGGCTCTGGAGTCGTTCCTCAAGCGGACGGATGCCGCGGTGCCACCGGGTACCGAACACCGCCACTTCGATCTGGACACGGAGCTCTCGCACATCCTGGCGGAGAACTGAGCCAGGCCGAGAGCCGCACGGCGCCGTCCGACTCGGGGAGACGGCGCCGCGCGGACATCCGCATAGGCACGCCCACCGCATAGCCACCCCCACCGGCGCCCGTCCCGCGAACACCCTCGCGGGACGGGCGCCGGTGCGCTCGCGCGCGAGCCGCTAGAGTCACCGGGCATCGGCGGGCACCGGCCCGCAGCAGGCCAGGGAGCGAATCGTGCTGATCCCTCACGACACCCGGATCGCCCTCGACATGGTGGTCGATCTGGTGAACACCTCGCCGGAGAGCGAGGCGCCCGACCGCCTCGCCGACATCGAGGCGCTGTACGGCTTCGTACGGGACCACGACATCAGCGGCGTCGAGAGCCTCACGGCACGCGATCTCTCCGGCGTACGGACCGTACGGAGCCGTTTCGCAGGTGTTTTCGAGGCGCCGGACGCCCGGGCGGCGGCGGGCCTGGTCAACGAGATCGTGGCGGAGGCGGGCACCACGCCCCAGCTCACCGACCACGACGGCTACGACTGGCATGTGCACTACTTCGCGCCCGGCGCCTCGATCGCGGACCACCTGGCCGCCGACGGCGGAATGGCGCTGGCGTTCATCGTGGTGGCGGGCGAGCAGGAGCGGCTGCGCCGGTGCGAGGCGCCGGACTGCGGGCGGGCCTTCGTGGACCTCTCGCGCAACCGCTCGCGCCGCTACTGCGACAGCCGCACCTGCGGGAACCGGCTGCACGTGGCCGCCTACCGGGCCCGGCGCAAGGAAGCCGCAGGCTGAGCCCGGGGCCGACCGCTCCCGTACGACCGCTCCCGTACGGCCGGTCACAGCAGGTACAGATCGTGCAGGGCCGCCATGAGCAGCAGGCAGCCGATCACCCCGAGGAAGATCATCAGGGGTGGCTGCGAAAGGGCGAAGAGACAGCCGCGCGGCTCGTCGGACGGGGGCGCGGCGTGCGGGTCTTCGGGCGGCGCGGGGACGTGCCCCGGGGAAGTGTCCAGCATCTCGGGGTGATGATGGACCAGCGGCGGCGCCACGGGCCGCCAACACGCCCACCCGCAGGGGGAGTTACTTCGATGTTGCCGGGCGGGCCCGGCACCGGGTGCCGCCCGGCCCGGCGCCGGTCGGACGTTCGGCGGGGAATTCGCGGCGGGATCGGGAATGAGCCATGGGAGCGCTCCCGGAGCCCGGCCGGAATTCACTCCAACTAGAATTCCGTATAAGGGAATTCACGACCGCGGGAATTCCCCGGTCAGGCCGGTCACGGCAAGTTACGGAGGGTCAGATTCCGACGCTCTTTCAGATTCCGCGCCGTGTTCCGCATCGCGTCCGGTCCCGTACCGGGGTTCCGTATCCGGGCGTGCGCACCGGGGGCGCGGCTCAGATGCCGTGCTTCTTCAGGATCGCCTCGATGTCGCTGAAGTCCTCGGCGCCGCCGGACTTGCCCTTCGCCTTCGGGGCGGGCCGGTCGGCCCGGCGCCCGGCGCCCAGGGAGGGCGCGGAGGCCTTCGGGGCGATCGCCTCTCCCCCGGCCGCCTCGGCCGCCCTGCGCTCCTTGCGGGTGCCGCCCTCGGAGCGGCGCTCGACGAAGCGGGTGGCCGAGAAGAGCAGCCAGGCTATGCCGAGCAGGCCGAAGCCCGCCCAGACGCTCGGCTTGAACACGATGCCGGACACCCATCCCACGACACCGGTCATGACCAGGGCGACGGGGACCAGCGAGTAGGCGGCGATCCGCGTGGCCGACAGGAAGCGCTTGCGGTACGCCGTGACGACGGCGATGCCCAGTCCGGCCGCGGACGCGGCGGAGCAGACGGTCTCGGCAAGCATCCGGTTCCTCCAGACATGGGGGGTGTGGCCCTTCCATCCTGCACCGGAGCGGGCCGTCCGGGCCACGGTGTGCCAGGACATCAGGGAGATCTCGGGGGCGGATCCTCCCCAGGTCCCGGTTGGGGCGCGTCGGGCGGGGCTGGAAGACTGGCCCCATGACCGACAGCACCCCCGAAACCCCCGGCTCCGCCCCCGTCGTCCTCGACGTGTGGTGCGAGCTCCAGTGCCCCGACTGCCACACCGCCCTCGACGACGTCCGCGCCCTGCGGGCCCACTACGGCGACCGGCTGGACATCCGGCTGCGGCACTTCCCGCTGGAGAAGCACAAGCACGCCTACGCCGCCGCGCAGGCCGCCGAGGAGGCGTTCGAGCAGGGGCAGGGCTGGCCGTACGTGGAGGCGGTGCTCGCCCGCACCGAGGAGCTGGGCGAGCGGGGAGAGCGCGTACTGCTCGACGCGGCGCGGGAACTCGGTCTGGACGCCGAGGAGTTCGACACCGCCCTCATCGACGGCCGGCACCTGCTGATCGTCGACGCCGACCAGGCCGAGGGCAAGGCGATCGGCGTCACCGGCACGCCCACGTACGTCATCGACGGGGAGCGCCTGGACGGCGGCAAGAGCCAGGACGGGCTGCGCGCCCGCATCCAGGAGATCGCGGACCGGCTGCTGGGCGCCTGAGACCTACAGGAGCGCCTTGGCCCGGTTGTACTCCGTCGGCTCGTACCCCAGCGACTCGTACAGCCGCACGGCCGGGGTGTTGTCGCTGAAGACGTGCAGGGCCAGCGTGGACATGCCGTCGGCCAGCGCCGCCCGCTCGGCCAGCAGCATCAGGGCCCGGCCGTGCCCCCGGCCCCGGTGCTCCTCGGCGACGGCCACGTCGTAGACATAGGCGGCGGGTCCCGTCTCCAGCTCCTTGCGGGCGACCCAGACGTGCCCGACCACGGAGCCGCCGCTGACCAGCACCTCCAGGTGGACGCCGGGCGTCGCCAGGCCGGCGGGCAGCAGGTCCCGGTGGTCGGCCTCGGCCTTGGCGCGGGCCTGGTCGGCCGGGACGCCCCGGGCGATCCAGCTGCGGGCGTAGTTCTCCTGCTCGTCGTGGTGCCAGACGGTGTACTCGGCCTCGGTCATCGGGCGCCCGGTGACCGAGGCGGGCAGGGCGGGCGGCTCGGCGGGCAGCCGCTTGGCCATGTTGCGGCTGCGTTCGGTGTAGCCGAGCGCGTCGGCGAGCCGCAGGGCCGCCACGGCGTCCGCGGGCACCGCCGCGCGCACCTGGGTGCAGCCCCAGCCGCGCAGCACCTCCTCGGCGGCGAGCGCGGCGACGGTTCCCCGGCCGCGCCCCCGGTCGGGCTCGTCGATGCGCAGCCCGGCGATCACCCCCATGGCGCGGCCGAAGGCCGGATCGGTGGCGACGGTGATGGTGCCGACGCGTCTGCTGTTCACACAGACGTCGTACGTACGGGAGGCGGCGCCGTCGGCGCCCTGCTGGAGCGGCCCGGTCGGCCGAATGGTGGTGGTCATCAAGGCCGTTGTACCTGCCGGGCCGCCGTCCGTCACCGCATTTGTCGCGATACGGGGAGCGCGAGGGGCTTACGGGTCGAGGTCGGAGGCGGCCCGCTCGTCGAAGACGCGCATCGCCTTGGCGGTGACCGGTCCCGGTGTGCCCGTCAGCTCCCGGCCGTCGACCCGGTGCACGGCCTGGACGTCCCGGAGGGTGGAGGTCAGGAAGACCTCCTCGGCTGAGGCGAGCACGTCGAGCGGCAGGTCGGTCTCCTGGGCGCCGGTCCACTCCACGACCAGCTCGCGGGTGATCCCGGCGAGGCAGCCGGAGGCCAGCGGCGGGGTGTGCAACTGTCCGTCGACGACGACGAAGACGTTGGAGCCGGTCCCCTCGCAGAGCGCGCCGACGGTGTTGCCGAAGAGCGCCTCGGTGGCCCCGTGCTCGTGGGCCCGGGCGAGCGCGACGACGTTCTCGGCGTACGAGGTGGTCTTGAGCCCGGCGACGGCGCTGCGCTCGTTGCGCGTCCAGGGGACGGTGACCACGGCGGTGGTGTCGGGGCGGCGCCGGGTCTCGCCGACGGCCACGACCAGCGTCGGGCCGGTGTCCCCGCGCTCGGAGCCGAGCGGGGAGAGGCCGCCGGTGTAGGTGATCCGCATACGGCCGAGGGCGACCGGGTTGGCGTCGAGCACGGCGGCGCAGGCGCGGCGGACCTCGTCCAGATCGGGCTCGGGCAGCCCGAGGCCGCGGGCCGAGCGGGTCATCCGGGCGAGATGGCGGGTGAGCGCGAACGTCGTCCCCTTCTGTGCCTTCACCGTCTCGAAGACGCCGTCGCCCACGGTCATCCCGTGGTCGAGGACGGACACCTGCGCGGCGTCGGCGTCCCGCAGCCCGCCGTTCACCCAGATCTGCATTTACGCGGTCCTTCCACTCTGCGTATACGCGCCCGACGCTACCGCGAGGAGCCGCGACGCCTTCAGCTCGGTCTCGGCCCACTCCCGCTCGGGGTCCGAGCCCCAGGTGATGCCCGCGCCGGTGCCGAAGCGGAGCACGCCGTGGGGGCGGTCGATCCAGAAGGTGCGTATGCCGACGGCGAGCTCGGCCGTGCCCCGGTCGGCGTCGACCCAGCCGATGCCGCCGCAGTAGGGGCCGCGCGGGGCGGTCTCCAGGGCCTCGATGATCCGCAGCGCGCTGGACTTGGGCGCCCCGGTGACCGAGCCTGGCGGGAAGGAGGCGTCCAGGAGCTCCTTCCATCCCGCCCCCTCGCGCAGTTCCCCGCGGACGGTCGAGACGAGGTGGACCAGGCCGGGGTGCGGCTCGACCGCGCAGAGCTCGGGCACGGTGACCGAGCCGGTGGCGCAGACCCGTCCCAGGTCGTTGCGGACCAGGTCGACGATCATCACGTTCTCGGCGTGGTCCTTCTCCAGCAGGTCCTCGGCCGTGCGGCCGGTCCCCTTGATGGGCCCGGACTCGACGACCCGTCCCGTACGCCGCAGGAAGAGCTCGGGCGAGGCGGTGGCGATCTCCACGCCGTGCGCGGGCAGCCGAATCGTTCCGGCATAGGGGGCCGGGTTGCCCCGGGCGAGCAGCGAGGTGAGCGCGTCGACGTCGGCGGCGGCCGGGTCGGGCAGCGGCGCGGTCAGCACGCGGCAGAGGTTCGCCTGGTAGACCTCGCCGGCCGCGATGTGCTCGCGGATCCTGCGTACGCCCGCGGTGTACGCGGCGCGGTCGAGCGAGGACGTCCAGTCACC encodes the following:
- a CDS encoding DUF4365 domain-containing protein translates to MAIAQPEPDGLISERIAPLRGSLATTACMETLQVGYLHAVAAAAGCSLSQPFPDNGIDWHVSHSAPGHTVDDEVTIKVQLKCTYQIPPHPPGGAFSFTLDNEHLVKLARTPVSVHKILVVMLAPRSRDEWLRAGHDRLALRHCCYWTNLAGHPVTGRRRTTVRIPTTRIFDDRALCEIMTRVGVGGRP
- a CDS encoding 3'-5' exonuclease; this translates as MTCWYEGPLAAFDTETTGVDVERDRIVSAALVVQDGPGSRPRATRWLVNPGISVPESATAVHGLTDEHLQLNGRWPAPVMEEVARALAEECAAGRPLVVMNAPFDLTLLDRELKRHRASSLARYLDGAPLRVLDPRVLDKHLDRYRKGRRTLTDLCAHYGVELDSAHDAAADALAALEVVRAVGRRFAARLERLTPAEIHSLQTGWHAAQARGLQAWFTRNGTPETVDPAWPLRPELPAAA
- a CDS encoding SRPBCC family protein, encoding MKPRTAGWSHYRFRSVWHLPAPPAAVYAVLERAEGYPRWWPQIREVTAVDERTGIARFRSVLPYDLVVTARERRRDEAAGVLEVAMSGDLDGWARWTLSAYADGTRAVYEQEVEVRKPLMRRLALPGRPVFLANHALMMRAGRRGLTAVLNGV
- a CDS encoding TIGR02611 family protein encodes the protein MNTGSDEQAGAPEAVLGSRAPAFIKASRPLHLSWQVGVFIVGLAVVVAGVIMLPLPGPGWLVIFGGMAIWATEFVWAQLVLRWTKRKVTEAAQRALDPAVRRRNIILTTIGLVIVAALAAVYLWKFGLVMPWKINE
- a CDS encoding SsgA family sporulation/cell division regulator translates to MNTTVSCELHLRLVVSSESSLPVPAGLRYDTADPYAVHATFHTGAEETVEWVFARDLLAEGLHRPTGTGDVRVWPSRSHGQGVVCIALSSPEGEALLEAPARALESFLKRTDAAVPPGTEHRHFDLDTELSHILAEN
- a CDS encoding CGNR zinc finger domain-containing protein translates to MLIPHDTRIALDMVVDLVNTSPESEAPDRLADIEALYGFVRDHDISGVESLTARDLSGVRTVRSRFAGVFEAPDARAAAGLVNEIVAEAGTTPQLTDHDGYDWHVHYFAPGASIADHLAADGGMALAFIVVAGEQERLRRCEAPDCGRAFVDLSRNRSRRYCDSRTCGNRLHVAAYRARRKEAAG
- a CDS encoding DsbA family protein, which gives rise to MTDSTPETPGSAPVVLDVWCELQCPDCHTALDDVRALRAHYGDRLDIRLRHFPLEKHKHAYAAAQAAEEAFEQGQGWPYVEAVLARTEELGERGERVLLDAARELGLDAEEFDTALIDGRHLLIVDADQAEGKAIGVTGTPTYVIDGERLDGGKSQDGLRARIQEIADRLLGA
- a CDS encoding GNAT family N-acetyltransferase — its product is MTTTIRPTGPLQQGADGAASRTYDVCVNSRRVGTITVATDPAFGRAMGVIAGLRIDEPDRGRGRGTVAALAAEEVLRGWGCTQVRAAVPADAVAALRLADALGYTERSRNMAKRLPAEPPALPASVTGRPMTEAEYTVWHHDEQENYARSWIARGVPADQARAKAEADHRDLLPAGLATPGVHLEVLVSGGSVVGHVWVARKELETGPAAYVYDVAVAEEHRGRGHGRALMLLAERAALADGMSTLALHVFSDNTPAVRLYESLGYEPTEYNRAKALL
- a CDS encoding aminotransferase class IV; amino-acid sequence: MQIWVNGGLRDADAAQVSVLDHGMTVGDGVFETVKAQKGTTFALTRHLARMTRSARGLGLPEPDLDEVRRACAAVLDANPVALGRMRITYTGGLSPLGSERGDTGPTLVVAVGETRRRPDTTAVVTVPWTRNERSAVAGLKTTSYAENVVALARAHEHGATEALFGNTVGALCEGTGSNVFVVVDGQLHTPPLASGCLAGITRELVVEWTGAQETDLPLDVLASAEEVFLTSTLRDVQAVHRVDGRELTGTPGPVTAKAMRVFDERAASDLDP
- a CDS encoding chorismate-binding protein, translated to MHDLAPLARFGGLLASDLRDVTADPEALDSAGFWAVAADFEGRLVCARFADVRAAPVPAPVPGAWRGPAAGDWTSSLDRAAYTAGVRRIREHIAAGEVYQANLCRVLTAPLPDPAAADVDALTSLLARGNPAPYAGTIRLPAHGVEIATASPELFLRRTGRVVESGPIKGTGRTAEDLLEKDHAENVMIVDLVRNDLGRVCATGSVTVPELCAVEPHPGLVHLVSTVRGELREGAGWKELLDASFPPGSVTGAPKSSALRIIEALETAPRGPYCGGIGWVDADRGTAELAVGIRTFWIDRPHGVLRFGTGAGITWGSDPEREWAETELKASRLLAVASGAYTQSGRTA